In Candidatus Pelagibacter sp. HIMB1321, a single genomic region encodes these proteins:
- the rpsG gene encoding 30S ribosomal protein S7: MSRKKTQPKKNITPDPKFKSTIIPKLINNIMYDGKRGVAAKIVYEAIDKIKTKTKDEPINIFNEAINNIKPTVEVRSRRVGGATYQVPVEVKSKRAQALAIRWLVDSARKRKDKHMSDKIFNELYDAYEKKGAAVKKREDVHKMAESNKAFAHFRW; the protein is encoded by the coding sequence ATGTCTAGAAAAAAAACTCAGCCAAAAAAAAACATTACTCCTGATCCAAAATTTAAATCTACTATAATCCCAAAATTAATTAATAATATTATGTATGATGGCAAAAGAGGTGTTGCTGCAAAAATTGTTTATGAAGCTATCGATAAGATAAAGACCAAAACTAAAGATGAGCCAATAAATATATTCAATGAAGCAATAAATAATATTAAGCCAACTGTTGAGGTAAGATCTAGAAGAGTTGGTGGAGCTACTTATCAAGTGCCTGTAGAAGTAAAAAGTAAAAGAGCCCAAGCATTAGCGATTAGATGGCTTGTAGATTCTGCTAGAAAAAGAAAAGACAAACATATGTCAGATAAAATTTTTAATGAACTTTATGATGCTTATGAAAAAAAAGGTGCAGCAGTTAAAAAAAGAGAGGATGTCCATAAAATGGCTGAGTCAAACAAAGCGTTTGCTCACTTTAGATGGTAA
- the rpsL gene encoding 30S ribosomal protein S12, translating to MPTINQLLKNKRVKQSKRNKVPALQKQPLKRGVCVKVYTTTPKKPNSALRKVARVRLSNGFEVTAYIPGEGHNLQEHSVVLIRGGRVKDLPGVRYHILRGNLDTQGVANRKKRRSLYGTKKGK from the coding sequence ATGCCAACTATTAACCAGTTATTAAAAAATAAAAGAGTTAAACAAAGTAAAAGAAATAAAGTTCCAGCTCTTCAAAAACAACCTCTTAAAAGAGGTGTATGTGTTAAGGTTTATACTACCACTCCAAAGAAACCTAACTCAGCATTAAGAAAAGTTGCTAGAGTAAGATTATCAAATGGTTTTGAGGTTACAGCATACATTCCTGGTGAAGGTCATAACCTGCAAGAACACTCAGTTGTTTTAATAAGAGGTGGACGAGTAAAGGATTTGCCTGGTGTTCGTTATCATATACTTAGAGGAAATTTAGATACACAAGGTGTAGCCAATAGAAAAAAAAGAAGATCTTTGTACGGAACTAAAAAAGGTAAGTAA